Proteins encoded in a region of the Hirundo rustica isolate bHirRus1 chromosome 10, bHirRus1.pri.v3, whole genome shotgun sequence genome:
- the RBP2 gene encoding retinol-binding protein 2 codes for MPADYTGTWEMVTNENFEGYMVALGIDFATRKIAKHLKQTKEIVQNGDNFKTKTLSTFRNYDLDYTVGVEFEEHTKGLDNRVVKTLVTWDGDKLVCVQNGEKNNRGWKHWIEGDILHLELTCEDQVCHQTFKKKN; via the exons ATGCCTGCCGATTACACTGGGACCTGGGAAATGGTAACCAATGAAAACTTTGAAGGCTACATGGTTGCTTTAG GTATTGATTTTGCAACTCGTAAGATTGCAAAacatttgaaacaaacaaaggaGATTGTTCAAAATGGAGacaattttaaaaccaaaacactcaGTACTTTCAGAAACTATGATCTGGACTACACTGTGGGAGTGGAGTTTGAAGAGCACACCAAAGGACTGGATAACCGAGTGGTAAAG ACCCTGGTGACCTGGGATGGTGACAAACTGGTCTGTGTTCAGAACGGTGAAAAGAACAACAGGGGCTGGAAGCACTGGATTGAAGGAGACATCCTGCACCTG GAACTGACATGTGAAGACCAGGTGTGCCATCAGACATTTAAGAAGAAGAActaa